A DNA window from Caulobacter mirabilis contains the following coding sequences:
- a CDS encoding helix-turn-helix domain-containing protein, with translation MSSRLSAKAGLAIRKLRLAGGWTLAQLSERSGVPLSTLSKVELGQTSLSYENLLRICKGLEIDMARLIGAEADGTVGVAGAPVAVGRRSVVRAGQGERMDLSAGPGRVAGGELIRKAFTPVMVEVDAASVEEHGGFSRDEGEAYVMALSGDLVLHSELYAPLHLSEGDAVYFDARAGYALVRKGDGPSRALIVFAGDRQI, from the coding sequence ATGAGTTCTCGTTTGTCCGCAAAAGCGGGACTGGCAATTCGCAAGTTGAGGCTGGCCGGAGGGTGGACCCTGGCGCAGCTCAGCGAGCGCTCGGGCGTACCCCTGTCGACGCTGTCCAAGGTCGAGCTGGGCCAGACCTCCCTCAGCTACGAAAACCTTCTTCGGATCTGCAAGGGCCTGGAGATCGACATGGCGCGGCTGATCGGCGCCGAGGCGGATGGGACCGTCGGCGTCGCCGGAGCGCCGGTCGCGGTCGGCCGCCGCTCCGTGGTCCGGGCCGGGCAGGGGGAGCGCATGGACCTCTCGGCCGGCCCGGGTCGGGTCGCCGGCGGGGAGCTGATCCGCAAGGCCTTCACGCCGGTGATGGTCGAGGTCGACGCCGCCAGCGTCGAGGAGCACGGCGGCTTCAGCCGAGACGAGGGCGAGGCCTATGTCATGGCGCTGTCGGGCGATCTGGTGCTGCATTCGGAGCTCTACGCGCCGCTGCATCTGAGCGAGGGCGACGCGGTCTATTTCGACGCCCGGGCGGGCTATGCGCTGGTCCGCAAAGGCGATGGACCGTCGCGCGCGCTGATCGTGTTCGCGGGCGACCGCCAGATCTGA
- a CDS encoding dienelactone hydrolase family protein, whose translation MIRATALALALAFTAGAASAQEGDDDATPAAVAPAGAPERVEFPAVDVERTPLSGFLYRPARPAAKAPAVVLMHGRAGLFSSLAKGRYEASTISQRHRWWARYWADRGYYVLLVDSFSARGYPAGFAAGTYKDRPLSVDEVNNRPMDAYGALKYLRGLPGVDGDRIGLMGWSNGASAALATMADDKPGDMKTLGFRGALAFYPGCGLKKKFEKAGYRPYAPVRVFIGTADEEVSPESCEKLVARSRKLGGDIELEVYKDATHGFDDPGKKRQGVAANATATEDVRGKAAAFFERTLAPR comes from the coding sequence ATGATCCGAGCCACAGCTCTCGCCCTGGCGCTGGCCTTCACGGCCGGCGCCGCGTCGGCTCAGGAGGGTGACGACGACGCGACGCCGGCAGCCGTTGCTCCGGCCGGCGCGCCGGAGCGGGTCGAGTTTCCGGCGGTCGACGTCGAGCGCACGCCGCTCAGCGGCTTCCTGTATCGCCCGGCCAGGCCGGCGGCGAAAGCGCCGGCTGTGGTGCTGATGCACGGCCGGGCCGGCCTGTTCTCCTCCCTGGCCAAAGGCCGCTATGAGGCGTCCACGATCTCGCAGCGCCATCGCTGGTGGGCGCGCTACTGGGCCGATCGCGGCTATTACGTTCTGCTGGTCGACAGCTTCTCTGCGCGGGGCTACCCGGCGGGCTTCGCGGCCGGGACCTACAAGGACCGTCCGCTCTCGGTCGACGAGGTCAACAACCGTCCGATGGACGCCTATGGCGCGCTGAAGTACCTGCGCGGCCTGCCGGGCGTGGACGGCGACCGCATCGGCCTGATGGGCTGGTCGAACGGCGCCAGCGCCGCCTTGGCGACGATGGCCGACGACAAGCCTGGCGACATGAAGACGCTCGGCTTCCGCGGGGCGCTGGCCTTCTACCCGGGCTGCGGCCTGAAGAAGAAGTTCGAGAAGGCGGGCTATCGGCCCTACGCCCCGGTGCGGGTGTTCATCGGCACGGCCGACGAGGAGGTCTCGCCGGAAAGCTGCGAGAAGCTGGTGGCGCGCAGCCGCAAACTGGGCGGCGACATCGAGCTCGAAGTCTACAAGGACGCGACCCACGGGTTCGATGATCCGGGCAAGAAGCGGCAGGGCGTGGCGGCCAATGCGACGGCCACGGAGGATGTCCGCGGGAAGGCCGCGGCCTTCTTCGAGAGGACGCTCGCTCCGCGCTAG